One window from the genome of Pseudoalteromonas sp. '520P1 No. 423' encodes:
- a CDS encoding DUF6435 family protein: MFSFFKKDPIKKLDKLYKDKLEQAMRAQRNGDIRSYSMITAEAEKINAQITQLENEAKT; encoded by the coding sequence ATGTTTTCTTTTTTTAAAAAAGATCCAATCAAAAAATTAGATAAGTTATATAAAGACAAACTTGAGCAAGCAATGCGTGCACAAAGAAATGGTGATATTAGATCTTATTCAATGATCACAGCTGAAGCTGAAAAAATTAACGCTCAAATTACTCAGCTAGAAAATGAAGCTAAAACTTGA
- a CDS encoding GNAT family N-acetyltransferase: MQFPELETSRLILNKLSEGDSQALLDIFSDENVVKFYDIDVFDSEKQSLELINLFNQRFADKGGVRWAIRVKNTGRLIGTCGFNSINLKMKNAGIGYELSSKYWGIGYASEAVSTIIQFIFSNGQPLGELYRIQGDIMIGNAASESVLKKLGFKEEGIRRSSGFWKNEFHDLKCFGLIKPEFKEI; this comes from the coding sequence GTGCAATTTCCAGAGCTAGAAACATCTCGGTTAATTCTTAATAAGTTATCAGAAGGTGACAGCCAGGCTTTACTTGATATTTTCTCTGATGAAAACGTTGTTAAATTTTACGATATTGATGTTTTTGATTCAGAGAAACAATCTTTGGAGTTAATTAACCTTTTTAATCAACGCTTTGCTGACAAAGGTGGTGTTCGTTGGGCTATTCGAGTTAAGAACACGGGAAGGTTGATTGGTACGTGTGGTTTTAACTCAATAAACCTAAAGATGAAAAATGCAGGTATTGGGTATGAGTTATCCTCAAAGTATTGGGGGATTGGGTATGCTTCCGAGGCTGTTAGCACGATTATCCAATTTATATTTTCCAATGGCCAACCATTAGGTGAACTCTACCGGATTCAAGGTGACATTATGATTGGAAATGCAGCTTCTGAGTCTGTGTTAAAAAAGCTAGGCTTCAAAGAGGAAGGAATTAGGCGTTCTAGTGGTTTCTGGAAAAACGAATTCCATGATTTAAAGTGTTTTGGTCTAATAAAGCCTGAGTTTAAAGAAATATAA
- the recC gene encoding exodeoxyribonuclease V subunit gamma has product MLHIIQSNRLEALQFQLNSLIKENPLSSPFSQEAILVQSPGMSQWIKIGLAQELGIVAQVDFPLPSSFIWRLYQKLLPDVPAESAFNKNNMAWKIFDILPQFLNEPLFESLKSYLANDAQLESQVQDETLTFEQQKLFMLCEKIADVYDQYLMYRPNWLETWQQGEDVLDDVDTSNVLWQPELWRRLVEHTIETLEQSAYHRGNMHEALLAALENTSQSQLKSLLPERLTIFGISALPNAQLEVFAALAAKIDVFLYFFNPSEHYWGDLVDEKTLAKIEVKYSVKPALVAQGKGYYFVGNPLLSSWGKLGRDYLEQLLQLEANWHDYFIEDFSPSLLSQIQQEIYQLAFKGESLSSDKNWFISDEGKLKVDSTDNSIHLNDCHTPLREVEVLHDHLLNLFEQDKTLSPKDIIVMMPDVASYSPYIEAVFGSAINERFIPYGLADLAIEQEKPILSSFNQLVNLPFSRFGVSDILDLLQVSHIADNFKIEESELDQIRNWLDKVGVKWGLNGDHKTEFEQGAIELNTWVQGLNKLLLGVVQRDESTPFNDIYAADHVEGMAANTLGKLLTFFDKLIKYKNLLMIDGSLFDKTLILEQMIVEFYDTQSDQSWDLMVLENLMTSIKNHFENKDYQGDISQKVMCYLVKQGLKEKGVGQRFLIGKINFCTLMPMRSVPFKVVCMLGLNDADYPRSVQPMGFDLLPQSRRQKGDRSRKLDDRYLFLEALLSAREHLYISYIGRSCFDNTERVPSTLVSELLEYINRGFYQLEVDSEQVNSDFPNNLIQQHHLQPFNKAYYLKTADEYNIEQSYNPTWMINDYQLASDAKPLDIVPDSEIELESFISALCQPQKRFYQSSLALKLPQGDDINKDEEPFSLDHLERYFYLDEFLTKALKGENTSQNQILQRGNLPLANVGELTLDKIEGRISQMLHNIQSHDFNLSDDPLDIYVAISTLETEHQPTAHSDIHSTNQSTIVGWLKNVSQVNSDTQIAKQLFYRPASVKAKDLIKAWLYHLTAHASGHKLDTLIIGLDEQYQFTHLSIDAANELLQSWFTLYAKSLTQPVAFFPQSALEYAKTQDIGKAKLKFSGGQYIGRGESEDPYIRLNFKNLDDVQQEFIQLSDDLLMPLIQQLEEIN; this is encoded by the coding sequence ATGCTGCATATAATTCAATCGAATCGATTAGAAGCCCTGCAATTTCAGCTTAATTCTTTGATTAAAGAAAACCCTTTATCGAGTCCTTTTTCTCAAGAAGCGATTCTAGTGCAATCTCCTGGTATGTCTCAATGGATCAAAATAGGATTAGCACAAGAGTTAGGCATAGTTGCACAAGTTGATTTTCCATTGCCATCAAGTTTTATATGGCGTTTGTATCAAAAGTTACTGCCAGATGTACCTGCAGAGTCCGCATTTAATAAAAATAATATGGCGTGGAAAATCTTTGATATTTTACCTCAGTTTTTGAATGAGCCGTTATTTGAATCTCTCAAAAGCTATTTAGCCAATGATGCCCAGTTGGAAAGCCAAGTTCAGGATGAAACATTAACTTTTGAGCAGCAAAAGTTATTTATGTTGTGCGAAAAAATAGCGGATGTTTACGATCAATATTTAATGTACCGCCCAAATTGGTTAGAAACTTGGCAACAAGGTGAAGATGTTTTAGATGATGTTGATACAAGCAATGTACTTTGGCAACCAGAACTTTGGCGCAGATTAGTTGAACATACAATTGAAACCTTAGAGCAAAGTGCTTATCACCGTGGCAATATGCATGAAGCCTTATTAGCGGCACTTGAAAATACCAGCCAATCCCAATTAAAAAGTTTATTACCAGAGCGATTAACAATATTTGGTATATCTGCGCTACCTAATGCACAGCTTGAAGTATTTGCCGCACTGGCTGCTAAAATTGATGTGTTTTTATATTTCTTTAATCCAAGTGAACATTATTGGGGAGATTTAGTTGATGAAAAAACATTAGCAAAAATTGAAGTGAAATATAGTGTGAAACCTGCGTTAGTAGCACAAGGTAAAGGTTATTATTTTGTAGGTAATCCTTTACTGTCATCTTGGGGTAAATTAGGCCGTGATTATTTAGAGCAACTTTTACAGTTAGAAGCCAATTGGCACGATTATTTTATAGAAGATTTTAGCCCAAGTTTATTAAGTCAGATCCAACAAGAAATATATCAACTGGCTTTTAAAGGGGAATCATTATCGAGTGATAAAAACTGGTTTATCTCTGACGAGGGTAAACTAAAAGTAGATAGCACAGATAACAGCATACATTTAAATGATTGTCATACACCCCTTCGTGAAGTCGAAGTATTACACGACCACCTATTAAATTTATTTGAACAAGATAAAACACTATCACCAAAAGACATCATAGTGATGATGCCTGATGTGGCTAGCTACAGCCCTTATATTGAAGCTGTATTTGGCTCTGCTATTAATGAGCGCTTTATACCTTATGGACTAGCTGATTTAGCAATAGAGCAAGAAAAGCCAATACTGAGCAGCTTTAACCAATTAGTAAATTTACCTTTTAGTCGTTTTGGCGTATCTGATATTTTAGATTTATTGCAAGTAAGCCATATTGCAGATAATTTTAAGATTGAAGAAAGTGAATTAGATCAAATACGAAACTGGCTAGATAAGGTTGGTGTTAAGTGGGGCTTAAATGGCGATCACAAAACAGAGTTTGAACAAGGTGCAATCGAGCTTAATACTTGGGTTCAAGGGTTAAATAAACTGCTATTAGGTGTTGTGCAACGAGATGAAAGTACGCCATTTAATGATATTTATGCTGCTGATCATGTTGAAGGCATGGCTGCCAATACCTTAGGAAAATTGCTCACCTTCTTTGATAAGTTAATAAAGTATAAAAATCTCCTTATGATAGATGGCAGCTTATTTGATAAAACGCTTATTTTAGAGCAAATGATAGTTGAGTTTTATGACACCCAATCAGATCAAAGTTGGGATTTAATGGTATTAGAAAACCTGATGACCAGCATCAAAAACCATTTTGAGAATAAAGATTATCAAGGTGACATCTCTCAAAAAGTCATGTGTTATCTTGTTAAACAAGGCTTAAAAGAAAAAGGTGTAGGGCAAAGATTTTTAATTGGAAAAATTAATTTCTGTACTTTAATGCCTATGCGTTCAGTGCCTTTTAAAGTTGTTTGCATGTTAGGTCTCAATGATGCGGATTATCCTCGCAGCGTACAACCTATGGGATTTGATTTATTACCACAAAGCCGTCGTCAAAAAGGTGACCGTTCACGTAAATTAGATGACCGATATTTATTTTTAGAAGCATTATTAAGCGCAAGGGAACATTTATATATCAGCTATATTGGACGTTCGTGTTTTGATAATACCGAGCGGGTACCTTCCACTTTAGTCAGTGAATTACTTGAATATATCAACCGAGGCTTTTATCAATTAGAGGTTGATAGTGAGCAAGTAAATAGCGACTTTCCAAATAACCTAATACAACAACATCATTTACAGCCTTTTAATAAGGCCTATTATTTGAAAACTGCGGATGAGTATAATATCGAGCAAAGTTATAACCCCACTTGGATGATAAACGATTATCAACTTGCCAGTGATGCAAAACCTTTAGATATTGTGCCAGATAGTGAAATAGAATTAGAGTCATTTATCAGCGCATTATGCCAACCACAAAAACGTTTTTATCAATCTAGCCTCGCTTTAAAACTGCCTCAAGGTGATGATATAAATAAAGATGAAGAACCCTTTAGTTTAGATCATTTAGAACGTTATTTTTATTTAGATGAGTTTTTAACAAAAGCGCTTAAAGGTGAAAATACCAGTCAAAATCAAATTTTACAAAGAGGTAATTTACCTTTAGCCAATGTAGGTGAATTAACCTTAGATAAAATTGAAGGGCGTATTTCGCAAATGTTGCATAATATTCAAAGTCATGACTTTAATTTAAGTGACGATCCTTTAGATATTTATGTTGCTATTAGCACTTTAGAAACTGAACATCAGCCTACAGCCCACAGCGATATTCACAGTACCAATCAAAGTACTATAGTTGGCTGGCTTAAAAATGTGAGCCAAGTAAATTCAGATACTCAAATTGCAAAACAGCTGTTTTATCGCCCAGCATCCGTAAAAGCAAAAGACTTAATTAAAGCCTGGCTTTATCATTTAACTGCCCATGCCAGTGGCCATAAGTTAGATACCTTGATAATTGGTTTAGATGAGCAGTATCAATTTACACATTTGAGCATTGATGCTGCTAATGAATTATTACAAAGCTGGTTTACCTTATATGCAAAATCTTTAACGCAGCCAGTGGCATTTTTTCCTCAAAGTGCATTGGAATATGCAAAAACACAAGATATAGGCAAAGCAAAGTTAAAATTTTCTGGTGGTCAATATATCGGCAGAGGCGAATCAGAAGACCCTTATATTCGTTTAAACTTTAAAAATCTAGATGACGTACAGCAGGAATTTATACAATTGAGTGATGATTTATTAATGCCCCTGATCCAACAATTAGAGGAAATAAACTAA
- a CDS encoding GNAT family N-acetyltransferase — MIRAVTDFDINEIIRICNYYVINTAITFESEPVSVEDMVLRVENTKSSNLP; from the coding sequence GTGATCAGAGCTGTAACTGATTTTGATATAAACGAAATAATCCGTATTTGTAATTATTATGTAATTAATACGGCAATCACTTTTGAGAGTGAGCCAGTATCGGTTGAAGATATGGTGTTGAGAGTTGAAAATACGAAATCAAGTAATTTACCTTAG
- a CDS encoding flagellin: protein MTFSINKPTLATSQIDLLAKMKLEQNEKLSSGYKINSAKDDASGLQISNRLTSQINELNQRTVNSQDQVNLNNVTEAQLSSITSTLLRANELSIQSGNPLYSNSAIQGELDQLTQEINLVAEQALGESSFISGLDVSDPINTQLAINEALEVVSTSASALGADTNGLNSQISTYETSSIKSSASRSRILDTDYAKDTSEQKTNNLLLQASLLVKKEDEERKGLLINKLV, encoded by the coding sequence ATGACTTTCTCAATCAACAAACCTACATTAGCGACGAGTCAAATTGACTTATTAGCCAAAATGAAGCTAGAACAAAATGAAAAACTATCATCCGGTTATAAGATCAATTCGGCTAAAGATGATGCTTCAGGCTTACAAATATCAAACAGATTAACATCTCAGATCAATGAGTTAAATCAACGAACAGTGAACTCACAAGATCAAGTTAATTTAAATAATGTTACTGAAGCACAACTCTCCTCAATCACCAGTACATTATTACGAGCTAATGAATTGTCTATTCAATCAGGGAACCCATTATATTCTAATAGTGCAATTCAAGGTGAATTAGACCAATTAACACAAGAGATTAACCTTGTGGCTGAGCAGGCATTGGGAGAGTCGAGTTTTATTTCTGGTCTAGATGTAAGTGATCCTATTAATACACAATTAGCGATAAATGAAGCTTTAGAAGTAGTGAGTACCAGTGCTAGCGCATTAGGTGCAGATACAAATGGATTAAATAGTCAAATATCAACATATGAAACCTCTAGTATTAAAAGCAGCGCCTCTCGATCTCGTATATTAGATACCGATTATGCAAAAGATACTTCAGAACAAAAAACTAATAATTTACTATTACAGGCCTCATTGCTTGTAAAAAAAGAAGATGAAGAGAGAAAAGGTTTATTAATTAACAAATTAGTCTAA
- a CDS encoding tetratricopeptide repeat protein has product MLYEEGGDFDQAKKFYKNAMDLDPEN; this is encoded by the coding sequence ATACTTTATGAAGAAGGCGGAGATTTTGATCAAGCAAAAAAATTCTATAAAAATGCGATGGATCTCGATCCTGAAAATTAA
- a CDS encoding Sir2 family NAD-dependent protein deacetylase, producing the protein MAILYITGAGVSAQSGIPTFRGEDGFWTIGSENYTPQQMATRAMYQHNPQEFLKWYYHRFVTYRHHGPNEVHHWLSDKQLITQNIDGLDSKAGNTHYISIHGRINEMTLFHEQGEPVNRIIAPWDQVDETQLTKSLLDLFKIGKHGPKLNESLKPYVLLFDEFYTELYQINKAQQQMLQAEKIVFIGTSFSVNITQMAIETARQYDIPIEVIDPEPCHILHSNVTYHKMTACEYISKFS; encoded by the coding sequence ATGGCAATTTTATATATCACTGGCGCCGGTGTAAGCGCACAAAGTGGCATCCCCACTTTTAGAGGCGAAGATGGCTTTTGGACCATAGGCAGTGAAAACTATACACCACAGCAAATGGCCACTCGTGCGATGTATCAGCATAATCCGCAAGAGTTTTTGAAATGGTATTATCATAGATTTGTTACATACAGACATCATGGTCCTAATGAAGTACATCACTGGTTAAGTGATAAGCAACTCATTACTCAAAATATTGATGGGCTAGATAGTAAAGCAGGTAATACTCATTATATTTCAATTCATGGTCGAATTAATGAAATGACACTATTTCATGAGCAAGGAGAACCCGTAAACCGTATTATCGCGCCTTGGGATCAAGTAGATGAAACACAACTCACCAAATCATTATTAGACTTATTTAAAATAGGTAAACACGGTCCTAAATTGAATGAGTCTTTAAAACCTTATGTATTATTATTTGATGAATTTTATACTGAACTATATCAAATAAATAAAGCACAACAGCAGATGTTACAAGCTGAAAAAATCGTGTTTATCGGCACTTCATTTAGTGTCAATATTACGCAAATGGCCATTGAAACAGCAAGGCAGTACGATATCCCAATTGAGGTTATCGACCCTGAACCTTGTCATATTTTACATTCAAATGTGACTTATCACAAAATGACAGCATGTGAATATATTTCAAAATTTAGTTAA
- a CDS encoding transposase — MSEQIAPLFTQILMICDEEGLIGRNMFAIDGCKIKSNASKEWSGTFEELERKQVKLEKASKRILSRHQSQDDMPEDEVAHDLKQKEKLDKSAAKIADYLATKKEKLGSKGKPRLFTSNNFHYDEEQNACRCPAGKTLWEQSKKIEYNSKSYVRFTGHLKDCRTCPLQNQCMRNPPKSVGRQVQFSLGSNANKLSFTDKMWIKIDSPIGRRQYSKRLGTIEPVFGNITVNKGMNKFTLRGQEKVNAQWQMYCLVHNIEKLRNSLH, encoded by the coding sequence ATGAGTGAGCAAATTGCACCATTATTTACACAAATATTGATGATTTGTGATGAAGAAGGTTTGATTGGCCGTAACATGTTTGCCATTGATGGCTGTAAGATAAAGTCGAATGCGAGTAAAGAATGGAGCGGTACGTTTGAAGAACTAGAACGTAAACAAGTGAAATTAGAAAAGGCCAGTAAACGTATTTTATCCCGCCATCAATCACAAGATGATATGCCTGAAGATGAAGTTGCACACGATTTAAAACAAAAAGAAAAGCTTGATAAAAGCGCCGCCAAAATAGCTGATTACTTGGCAACAAAAAAAGAAAAATTAGGCAGTAAAGGCAAGCCAAGATTATTTACCAGTAACAATTTCCACTATGACGAAGAGCAAAACGCATGCAGATGTCCTGCGGGAAAAACACTTTGGGAGCAGAGCAAAAAAATAGAATATAACAGTAAATCTTATGTGCGTTTTACAGGGCATTTAAAAGATTGCCGAACTTGCCCACTACAAAATCAATGTATGAGGAACCCACCGAAATCAGTTGGTAGGCAAGTTCAGTTTTCATTGGGGAGCAATGCAAATAAACTGAGTTTTACCGACAAGATGTGGATAAAAATAGACAGCCCAATCGGGAGACGACAATATAGTAAAAGATTAGGCACAATAGAGCCTGTTTTTGGTAATATCACGGTGAACAAAGGCATGAATAAGTTCACATTGCGCGGACAAGAAAAAGTAAATGCCCAGTGGCAAATGTATTGTTTAGTTCATAACATAGAAAAACTCAGAAATAGCCTGCATTAA